The following are encoded in a window of Onthophagus taurus isolate NC chromosome 3, IU_Otau_3.0, whole genome shotgun sequence genomic DNA:
- the LOC111417731 gene encoding uncharacterized protein has translation MSCLGDCLDLGPPPDTILFLPPPPIPSFLQPNIPDLITNGTPCSSPQLCENWLPPNKVQSESDYIELHRKEIESWSVSGIDDTWLLVLVASSIGVLLLGALLAMFLLKCREMNMFGHNECSVHVRDVHRPIKPHEPRDCSSMNTMVATNKLLHPSETVLYHPTAHNLNPTDNRMVWAALTPRGTQHFISETFPRDLVDYVEADDHYETIENVNIKPTSTVNQLNHHQIIQTEIPDDYQTYTMTLKANKGGTFENNGFVDYDYEDPTPLIESYQLDDMEHQYAVLGGNTDMRCSSLGLGLGGLSGGNSLRRGFSLRPEVSSPTRIENPNLPPLNLYPHNKSNSNTFRRNTTMTTYRPQDVAFTHKYGC, from the exons ATGAGTTGTTTGGGAGATTGTTTGGACTTGGGTCCACCCCCAGACACAATTCTATTTTTACCACCACCGCCGATTCCATCATTTCTTCAACCGAACATACCGGATTTGATAACGAATGGAACTCCGTGCTCGTCACCGCAACTTTGCGAGAATTGGCTTCCGCCCAACAAAGTTCAATCGGAAAGCGACTACATCGAACTTCATCGCAAAG aaaTAGAAAGTTGGTCCGTTTCTGGAATCGACGACACATGGCTTTTAGTTCTTGTTGCTTCTTCAATTGGTGTTTTATTACTTGGAGCTTTATTGGCAATGTTTTTACTGAAATGCAGAGA aATGAACATGTTTGGCCATAACGAATGTTCAGTTCACGTTCGGGATGTTCATCGTCCAATAAAACCTCATGAACCGCGCGATTGCAGCTCAATGAACACCATGGTCGCAACTAATAAACTTCTCCATCCATCTGAAACCGTTTTATATCATCCGACCGCCCATAATTTAAACCCAACCGATAATCGCATGGTTTGGGCTGCTTTAACACCTCGAGGAACGCAACATTTCATCTCGGAAACGTTCCCCAGGGATCTTGTCGATTACGTTGAAGCCGATGATCATTACGAGAcgattgaaaatgttaatatcaAACCAACATCAACGGTCAATCAACTTAATCATCACCAAATTATTCAAACTGAAATACCTGACGATTATCAAACTTATACAATGACCTTAAAAGCAAATAAAGGAGGGACTTTTGAAAATAACGGTTTTGTTGATTACGATTATGAAGATCCAACTCCGTTAATTGAAAGTTATCAATTAGACGATATGGAGCATCAATATGCCGTTTTGGGGGGAAACACCGATATGAGATGTTCGAGTTTGGGGTTAGGATTAGGAGGATTAAGTGGCGGGAATAGTTTAAGGAGGGGATTCAGTTTGAGACCGGAAGTATCATCACCCACGAGGATTGAAAATCCAAATTTACCACCACTGAATTTATATCCGCACAATAAGAGTAATTCGAATACTTTTAGAAGGAACACCACGATGACTACCTATCGACCACAAGATGTCGCTTTTACTCATAAATATGGATGTTAA